The nucleotide window CCTGGACGCGCAGGACGCCGACCTGGTCGAAGCCCTGGAGACCCTGGAAAACGTCATCCGCAAGATCGACAAGGAAACGCGCAACCGCTTCAAGGATACCTTTGATCAGATAAATGCCGGATTACAGGCACTTTTCCCAAAAGTTTTCGGTGGTGGCAGCGCTTATCTGGAACTGACGGGCGAAGATCTACTCGATACAGGGGTAACGATCATGGCGCGACCGCCGGGCAAGAAGAACAGCACCATCCATCTGCTGTCCGGCGGCGAGAAGGCACTGACCGCTTTGGCGCTGGTGTTTGCCATCTTCAAGTTGAACCCCGCACCGTTCTGCATGCTCGACGAGGTCGATGCACCGCTGGACGATGCCAACGTCGGGCGTTACGCGCGCCTGGTCAAGGAAATGAGTGAAAGCGTGCAGTTCATCTACATCACGCATAACAAGATTGCCATGGAGATGGCGGACCAATTGATGGGGGTGACCATGCATGAACCAGGTTGTTCACGTCTTGTTGCAGTTGATGTGGAGGCGGCCATGGCCATGGTCGACGCTTGATGTGCGACGATGGGGGCACATTCTGGAGCGAAATGCCCCCGTCATGTGCGACAGACGGTGTAAAGTTGTCTTTGGTCGTGCTAGCTTAATGTCACTCGTTTTTTGCGTGGGTAAAACGCCTGTCAGAACATAGAGTTGGCGCCACGTGTTAAAGGGCTTTGAACCCTTTGTTTTCAAGCATATTTTTATAGAGGCACGGGATTACATGGAAATCGGTCTGCGCGAGTGGCTGATCGTCATCGGCATCATTGTCATTGCCGGGATTCTTTTCGACGGCTGGCGCCGCATGCGCGGCGGGAAAGGCAAGTTGAAATTCCGTCTGGATCGCAGTTATTCCAACCAGCCGGACGAAGAGGGTGGCAGCGCCGAAGTGCTCGGCCCGTCGCGTGTGCTGGACACCCACAAGGAGCCTGAGCTGGACGAAAGCGACCTGCCGTCGCTCAGCGCTTCTTCGCGTGATCGCGAACGTGAGCCCAAGCCGGCCAAGGCCAGCAAGCGCAACAAGCGCGCCACCGCATCGGCGGATGTGCAGCAGGGTGACCTGAACCTGAGTGCCGACACGCGCGAGCCGGACCTGTTTGCCGACAGCGATGACGACTTTGCCGCCGACAACACCCGCAGCAGCAGCCCGGCGCCTGCCACCAGCCTCAAGGAGCTGCCACCGGCCGAGGAAGTGCTGGTGATCAGCGTGATCTCCCGTGACGAAGGCGGCTTCAAAGGCCCGGCACTGCTGCAGAACATTCTGGAAAGCGGCCTGCGCTTCGGCGAAATGGACATCTTCCACCGCCACGAAAGCATGGCCGGGCACGGCGAAGTGCTGTTCTCCATGGCCAACGCGGTAAAACCTGGCGTGTTCGACCTGGACGACATCGACCACTTCAGCACCCGTGCGGTGAGCTTCTTCCTTGGCCTGCCGGGCCCGCGTCATCCGAAGCAGGCCTTCGACGTGATGGTCGCCGCGGCGCGCAAACTGGCCCACGAACTCAACGGCGAGCTCAAGGACGACCAGCGCAGCGTGCTGACGGCCCAGACCATCGAGCACTACCGCCAGCGCATCGTCGAGTTCGAGCGCCGTGCGCTGACCCAGAAGCGCTGACAGATCCAGACGAAAGAGCAGCCTGAGGGCGTGCTGGTCGGTTCGGGAGTTACTGCCTGACCCGGCCCTGTCGCCGGCAAGCCAGCTCCCACAGGAGTACCACCGCCTTCCAGGCTCGTGGTGTAGCTGTGGGAGCTGGCTTGCCGGCGAAAGGGCCGGGTCAGGCAATTACCAATCCAGGCCCCAGACACCACCCCAGGCTGCTCTTTTTGCTTTGCAAGAGACCCTGACAATGACCGCCGAAACCCGTATCCACGAACTGCGTGCCGAACTCGACCAGCACAACTACCGCTACTACGTGCTCGACGAACCCAGCGTGCCCGATGCCGAATACGACCGCCTGTTCAACGAACTAAAGGCGCTTGAGGCTGAAAACCCCCACTTGGTAACCCCCGATTCGCCAACCCAGCGCGTCGGCGGCCAAGCCTTGTCCGCCTTCAGCCAGGTGCGCCACGAAGTGCCCATGCTCAGCCTGGGCAACGCCTTCGAAGAAACCGACCTGCGTGAGTTCGGTCGCCGCGTGGTAGAAGGCCTCGACCAGCCCGGGGCGGTTGACTACAGCTGCGAGCCCAAGCTCGACGGCCTGGCGGTGAGCCTGCTGTACCGCGACGGCCAACTGGTGCAGGGCGCCACCCGTGGTGACGGCACCACCGGTGAGGATATCAGCGCCAACGTGCGCACCGTGCGCAACATCCCGCTCAAGTTGCAGGGTAAGGGCTGGCCGGCAGTGCTGGAGGTGCGCGGCGAGGTGTACATGAGCAAGGCCGGTTTCGACCGGCTCAATGCGGCCCAGGCCGAAGCCGGCGGCAAGACCTTCGCCAACCCGCGCAACGCCGCCGCCGGCAGCCTGCGTCAGCTGGACTCGAAGATTACCGCCAGCCGCCCCCTGGAGTTCTGCTGCTATGGCGTTGGCCAGGTGTCCGAGAGCATCGGCGACAGCCACATCGGCACCCTCGAGCAGCTCAAGGCCTGGGGCCTGCCGATCAGTCGCGAGCTCAGGCACGCTGCCGGCATTGATGAATGCCTGGCCTACTACCGCGACATTGGCGAGCGGCGCAACAGCCTGCCTTACGAAATCGACGGTGTGGTGTTCAAGGTCAACAGCCTGGCGGCCCAGCGCGAGCTGGGTTTCCGTGCCCGCGAGCCACGCTGGGCGATTGCCCACAAGTTCCCTGCCATGGAAGAGCTGACCGAGGTGCTGGACGTCGAGTTCCAGGTTGGCCGCACAGGTGCCGTAACGCCTGTGGCGCGCCTGAAGCCGGTCAAGGTTGCCGGTGTGACCGTGTCCAACGCCACGTTGCACAACATGGACGAAATCGCCCGCCTGGGCCTGCGCATTGGTGACACGGTGATCATCCGCCGTGCCGGTGACGTGATCCCCCAGGTGATGCAGGTGGTGCTGGAGCGCCGCCCGGATGATGCCCGCCCGGTAGCAGTGCCCAGCGAGTGCCCGGTGTGTGGCTCGCAGGTCGAGCGTACCCAGCTGGTCAAGCGCAGCAAAGGCAAGGAAACCACCAGCGAAGGTGCGGTGTACCGCTGTGTCGGTCGCCTGGCCTGTGGCGCCCAGCTCAAGCAGGCGATCATTCACTACGTGTCGCGCCGTGCCATGGACATCGACGGCCTGGGCGAGAAGAGCGTCGAGCAGCTGGTGGACGAAGGCCTGATCCGCTCGCCGGCGGATCTGTACAAGCTGGAGTTCGAGCAGATTGTCGGCCTTGAAGGCTTTGCCGAGGTGTCCAGCAAGAAGCTGCTGGACGCCATCGAAGCCAGCAAGCGCCCGAGCCTGGCGCGCTTCATCTACGCCCTGGGCATCCCGGACGTAGGCGAAGAGACCGCCAAGGTACTGGCCCGCTCGCTGGGCAGCCTGGCGCGCGTGCAGCAGGCGTTGCCACAGGTGCTTACCTACCTGCCCGACATCGGCCTGGAAGTGGCCTACGAGATTCACAACTTCTTCGAAGACGAGCATAACCAGAAGGTCATTGAACAGCTTCTGGCCAGCGGCATGCAATTACAGGACGAAGGCGAACTGGCTGCCGAATTTGCTGCCAGCACCACCTTGGCCGGGATGATCGCCAAGCTCGACATCGCCTCGGTCGGCCCGACCGGTGCCGAGAAGCTGGTGGCCAAGCTGGACAGCCTGGACAAGATCATCGCCGCCGACGGCATCGACCTGCGCCAAGCCCTGGCGGCCAAGCAGGCTGACGCCGTGCGTGAGTTCTTCAAGGATGAAGCGAATCAGAAGCTGGCGCGGGATATCGAAGCCCAGTTGCTGGCGTTCGGCATGCATTGGAGCAGCGAGAAGAAGGTAGCCGAGGGCTTGCCGCTGGCCGGCCAGACTTGGGTGCTGACTGGTACGCTGGAGCGCATGAGCCGCGACATCGCCAAGGACAAGCTGGAAAGCCTGGGCGCCAAGGTGGCCGGTTCGGTGTCTGGCAAGACCCACTGCGTGGTGGCAGGGCCAGGGGCAGGCTCCAAGCTTGCCAAGGCCGCTGAGCTGGGCGTGAAGGTGCTGGACGAAGATGCCTTCGTCACTTTCCTGGCCGAACAGGGCATTGCTATCTGAAGCCCAGCGCTATCCCCGGCCCAAACATTCTGGCTCGATACCAAGATTCAGAGCTTGTACGGTCCCTGTGGGAGCTGGCTTGCCGGCGATCACCGGCAAAGCCGGTGCCATCCACGGCGCTGCCTTCTTCGCGGGCGCGCCCGCTCCCACAGGTTTGCGCGCCGGCTCAGCGCCCATGCGCCTGACAAGTCATTGAGAAATGATGACTTTTTCTACCTCAGAGGTTGTATCTGCCCTCAAGACCGGTACAATGGCGCCACTCGCTGCTCAGCGAGGCATGTAGTGGTGGCCCCATCGGTCCCCCCGCATTGATTACCCGTTAACCTGGTCAGGCCCGGAAGGGAGCAGCCATAGCGGGAACATCGAGTGCCGGGGTGTGGCTGGTGGGGCCGCCTCCATTCTGTAGGTCCTTAATTCTAAAGGGCTTTTCTCGCTCAAAATCTCGAAGTGGACTAGTGCTGTAGTACACCTAAGTGGTGCACTGTGCTGAGCATTCTAGCTTCGTCATCGTGCCCTCCAAAACCCCGCTCTGGTTACGCCGATCTTGGCGCTACCCTCTCATCCGCTCATGTGGTGGTTTCCCCTTGTCTCTCGCTGTGATTTGCAATTGCCAGTACGGTGGCTGTGCTACTAGGATGTGGCATCTGAGCGAGGAGCAAGAGATGGAATTCTTAGAGCGACTGAACGCATTATCAGCCAAAATCCGCCAGCAGGGCCCTGCTATCCAGACAGAAGAGGCGACCAAGATTGCCTTTGTCATGCCCTTCATCAACTCCGTCCTAGGCTACGACGTCTTTGATCCCTCTGAGGTTACGCCAGAGTACGTCTGCGACGTGGGGACGAAGAAGGGCGAGAAGATCGACTACGCCATCATGAAGAACGGCGAGATTCAGATCCTGATCGAGTGCAAGAAGATAGGTGAGCCGCTGCATATCAACCACGCGAGCCAGCTCTTTCGGTATTTCCACGTTACCACCGCTCGTATCTCGATCCTTACCAATGGCCAGGTTTACCGGTTCTTTACCGATCTCGATGCCCCTAACAAGATGGATGAGAAGCCATTCTTGGAGCTAGACCTTCTCGATCTGGACGAGCACGCCCTTCCGGAGCTTCAGAAGCTAACCAAGTCTGCGTTCGATGTTGACTCAATCATCAGTGCTGCAGGAGAACTGAAGTATGTTGGCCAGATCAAGAAAGAGATGGCTTCGCAGTTCAGTCAGCCTAGTGACGAGTTCGTAAAGTTCTTCGCTACTCGGGTCTACGACGGGATCATTACCCAGAAAGTTAGGGAGCAATTCACCACCTTGACTAGGAAGGCGGCAATCCAGTTCCTAGGAGATCAGATTAACGACAGGCTGAAGTCGGCTATGAGCGGTGCGGTCGAGCCGTCTTATGCCATGATGGCCGTTCAAGCAGCTCCGGCGCCTGAGTCTGCTGAGGGAAGCGGCGACGACGATCGTGTCCAGACTACTCTTGAAGAGCTTGAGGGCTTCCATATCGTCAAGGCAATTGTGCGGGCGGTTGTGGATGCCAAGCGGATCGTTCACCGTGATACCCAAAGTTACTTCGGGATTCTGCTGGACGATAATAATCGTAAACCGATTTGCCGGTTGCACTTCAATCGCAGCCAGAAGTACATAGGGATCTTCGACGCTGAAAAGAACGAAACGCGCCACCCAATTGCATCTGTGGATGATCTCTACGGATTTGCGGAGCAGTTGAAGGGTGCCATTTCGCTGTACCAGTAAGTTTTTGTTTCTGGCGGGCACCGATCTAATTAGTTTTCGAGCGGTGCTCTCGCCATTATTTCCGAAAAGTTGCTGTGAGAGGGAGTTCGCCTAATTTCCTGCTCGCTTGCTTCACCAACAATGTTTCGAGAAGCAGTGGAGCTTGACGTCATGCAATAGAGGGCTATGCGAAGGGTATGGCGGCTGGGGAGCAGACGCTTCGGGAGTCGAAGATATAGGTAGAAAACTTGGCGTCGGAAGATGTAAGTCAAAAACGTCACCGGAGTGGACCAGAAAAGTGGAGCAATTGAGTGGAACAATTCTGATCACACCCCGAGTCTTGAGCACCCATGATGGATATCCGCATGGTTGAATGGCCGGCCTCCTCGTCAGTCTGAAACCGTTGCCTCATAACGCCTGCATTCAGGAGGCGCTATCGCTCAGCCAAACGAACATCTGCCTTATTGCTTCAAAGAGACTTGCTTGGCCTCAGGGTTGAGCGCCTTGAGACGCTTCATAAGTGTGCTGATATTGGTGCGGGCCGAACCCTCATTGGCCAGGCGAAGACGCTTGATCCCGATTAGTGAGTCGCCCATCCCGGCGGTATATGGCGTCCGGATGATCTCTCGGAAGATGACGGCGTTTGAACTTGACTCGGTCAGTGTGTATTCAGCCTCGCAGGTGACTTCGAAATCCGCGCCAAAAATGGGCTGATCGACGCGTAGCAGGTTGGCGCGCAGTGTGTAGGCAGTGGTGCCTTCGCCTAGTAAACCGGCACTGGCAAGCGATTGCTTGAGGGCTGCGCCAAAGTCGGGGCCGTCAATTTCCGAAGTCCAGAGAGGATTGGTGGTGTCTCCGCCATTCACCTCGGTCACCTGGATGTTGCGATGCAGGCGCTGGTCATAGAATTGCGCATCGGTTTGATCCGATATTACGGACATTCCGGAGATCTGGGCAGGTGAAGCACACCCTGTGCAAAGCGCAATAAATGCCGAGGCTAGAAACAGACGGAAGTAGGTCACTCGAATAATCCTTGAATGGTATGTCAGTCACATGAGACTGGAGCCATACGTCGAGTATGGCCTCAGTGGTTTCTACGTCCGCGCTGAGCGGCATCATAGGAGCGTGTATGCCTCATGCCGAGCGTTGCGCTGATCGGCAGCCCTTACAGGTTGTACTTGTCATCGATCCTGCGTTTGTCCAGCGTGTACCGCTTGAGGTCGATTGCGTCGGACTCCAGCTTGGCATCTAGCTCGTCCATGTCATGCTTCTTAAGCGTCGCAACGTGAGCTTTGGTGGCCTGGTAGTTGATGAACTCTGCAGCATCGTGCCCGCTCACTGGGTCCCAGAGAATTGAGAGGGGCCAAAACAGCAAGTTCACGACGCCAAAACCGTAGGCGCGACCATAGAACGAGCCTCCTCCCGGAAGTAGGCCGAGGCCGGCAGCGAGCCCAGGGCTTTTTTCTTCAACCGCGAGGTTTTTGGCACGGTAGCTAGCAAGTTCCGACTCTTGAGCCGAATTGAGGCCGGTAGCGCAACCGGTGGTAAGCGTTATCAGGGCGGCGGCGGTCAGATTTCTAATTGTGGACATGCAACATTTCCTAAGTGTAAGTGCTGTTCTCGCGCACGGCTGGGCGTCGAGACGCGTAACTTTACACTGAGTAGTGGCGTATTAGAATCATTGTGCCATCATCTAGTCAGGCCGATGCAGCCCCTGTTTTTCCCGAGCCCCGCCGCCGAGAGCTTCATCAGCCGCTGGAATTTCGGGCATGCCAGATGATCTTGTTCAGGACACTGCGCCGCATGCCGCAATCCCTTGCTCATCGCTTGCAACCGCCTGATTCGCGCATCCAGTTCGTCCGCCTTGGCGATCAGCATCTGCCGGTCGACCTGCAGGTCCACCAGCATCGCCCCCACTTCATCCAGCGAAAACCCCGCAGCCTGCCCCAAAGCGATCAATGCCAGCCGGTCTGCCACATCAGCCGCAAACTGCCGCCGCTGGCCGCGCCCGGCCAGCGACTTGAGCAAGCCTTTCTTCTCGTAGTGACGCAGTGTCGATGCGGGTACGCCTGTGCGTTTGGCGACGTCGGCAATGTCCATTTCCGGCCCTTGACTTGAAGTTGACTTCAACTTCTATGCTGCGCGGCAAGGGTATTGACCGTCAACGTTCGAGGGCTTGTTCAATGACGTTTACTGCGATGTTTCTAGCTGCTTTGCCGATTGGCATCGGGGCCACTGTGGTGATGGACCTGTGGGGGTTGCTGCTGAGGCGGTTGGGTGTGGCAACGCTGAACTTTGCCATGGTCGGGCGTTGGGCAGGACATTTGCTACGCGGGCGTGTGTCGCACCAAGCGATTGCCAAAGCGGAACCGGTGCGAAATGAGTTGGCGTGGGGATGGGTGATTCATTACGCCACTGGCGTGCTTTTCGCGTTGCTGCTGGTTGTGATCGCAGGGGAGAGCTGGTTGCGGTCACCTACTCTTTTGCCTGCAGTAGCTGTGGGTGTGGGTACAGTCGTGGCACCGCTGTGCTTCATGCAGCCGGCGATGGGGGCGGGGTTCTTTGCGTCCAGAACGCCGACACCTGCGCGTAACTGCCTGAAGAGCCTGGCCACGCATTTTGTGTTTGGTGTGGGGTTGTTCTTGAGTGCGGGTTTACTTGCTTTAGTGTGACGGCAGGGAGTTGGGTCAGAGCGAGCGCATAATCAGCATGCCTGCTAACAGCAGTACCCCTGTAGAGATTGCGCCGATGTAAAAAAGGAGCACACCCGTCCATGGCGAAGACGCTCGAAGGTTGCGCATTTCTTCGGCGAACGCTTCTGCTTCATTCAGTGCTGTTCTCGTGTGATCCTGGGCGGCGCGGTGCATGTGTTACTCCTTGTGGCTGGATTAATCGAAGCTCAGAGCTTGCTGGCCACTGCCATTACGCCAACTATGGTTGTAACAACTGCTGAACCCGTTGCGATTGGGTACCAGAACGCCTCCTGCCGGAGCTTACGCGCTTCTGCTACAAATTTCTGTGCCTCGGCCCTTAACTTGCGGCCTTCATTTTGTAACTTCTCAAGTTCGAGATGTTCACGATCATCCTGATGCATCGGGCTGTCTATTCTGTTGCGGCGAAGGTGCCAGGGGCGGGCTTGATTGTGTGTGGTTTGGTTCGGTCGCGAAGCCGCCGTCTTCCAGTGAGTGTTGTAGTCCAATTGCGATCAAGTTCGTCAGGCACGTCACGTCGGAGTAATTTTAGACGGATCTGATATCAATCGAAGAAAGCTCCTACACGTCAGGTAGGTATAGCGAATTATCCTACGATCTCCGTCGACTCCCGTCTGATTGTCCCGGTCAACCTCGCCCACCAGGCTTTCGCGGTCGCTGTCAGTTCAGCGATCGGGTGTGGAAGCCTGGGTGGTTTGGCGGCTGTCGATATGACGGTTGTGCGTGGGAGGCCTTCGGGCCTGCCGGGTTTGCCATACCCCTGGTCTTGCACCCCGCGGATGGCACCGGCTTTGCCGGTGTTCGCGGGTGAACCCGCTCCCACAGGAGGGCGCGCAAGCTTCGCGAGGGTTTTGCCTTCCATCAGATGGGCCGGATCAGGGCCGGGCCACAGACATGTTGTCCGGGTCGCCCGCTCCCCCATACCGCTGCACAATCCGCTCGATCTCCCCTGACTGCTTCATTCGTACCAGCGCCCGCAACAGCGCTTGTGTCGGTATCGCCGGATCGTTGCGCACCATGCACCCCAAATCCTGTTCTTCCAACACCGCCAGCGCCTGCAATTGCTGCTCGGCTGGCAGGCCTTGGTTGAACCACTGCAACGACAGCTGGTTGCTCACCGCATGCCGATACCGCCCGGCCTGCAGCTTTTGCAGCACCAGCAACTGGCTGCGGCTGTCCTCACGGTGCAGCTGGCCCTTGTCCAGCAGCGGTTGCAGGGTTGAATAGGTGTAGCCCAGCACTGTGCCGATAGCCTGGGGTGACAGCTGCTCTGGCGGCATCGGGGTGCTGTCACTGACGCGGCCAACCAGCACGTCGCGCTGGTGAATCAGCGGGATACTCCACACAAAATCCCCCGGGCGGTCATTGAGCCATCGGGTGCTGACGTAGCAACGCACATCGATGTCGCCACTGCTCATGGCCTCCTCCAGGCGCAGGCGGGCCATGACGTGATACTTGGGACGAGCGCCCACCTCCTTGGCAACGGCCTGTGTCAGGTCGTAAAGCAATCCCTCCACTGGCTGGTCGCCTTCGAGGCGCACCAGTGGCATGCTCCAGCTCTCTGCGACCGAGAAACGCAGCACCGGCTGTTCCGCCAGGCTGTTAGCGGACCAGAGCATCAGAAGCGCCAGCAGAATTGGCAAAGGCGTATCCTCCCTGAATAACGCGCCTGTCTCAAAGCGTAGACGACGCGCGCAGGGTGCAATTTTGCCACCGCTCCGCTAGCATTAGCGATCTTCCGCTCTATCAGGCTACGATGGTTTTTCGATGAGTTATCAGGTTCTTGCACGTAAATGGCGTCCGCGCTCGTTCCGCGAAATGGTCGGCCAGGCCCATGTGCTGAAGGCCTTGATCAATGCCTTGGACAATCAGCGCCTGCACCATGCTTACCTGTTCACCGGTACCCGGGGCGTGGGCAAGACGACCATCGCCCGTATTATCGCCAAGTGCCTGAACTGTGAGACCGGCATCACCTCCACGCCGTGCGGCACCTGTTCGGTGTGCCGTGAAATCGACGAAGGCCGCTTCGTCGACCTGATCGAGATCGACGCCGCCAGCCGCACCAAGGTCGAGGACACCCGCGAACTGCTGGACAACGTGCAGTACGCCCCGAGCCGTGGGCGCTTCAAGGTCTACCTGATCGACGAAGTGCACATGCTCTCGACCCACTCGTTCAACGCCTTGCTCAAGACGCTGGAAGAGCCGCCGCCCTACGTCAAGTTCATCCTCGCCACCACCGACCCGCAGAAGCTGCCGGCCACCATCCTGTCGCGCTGCCTGCAGTTCTCGCTGAAGAACATGAGCCCGGAGCGGGTGGTTGAACACCTCAGCCACGTACTGGCTGCCGAAAACGTGCCGTTCGAGCCGGATGCCCTGTGGCTGCTGGGCCGTGCGGCCGATGGCTCGATGCGTGACGCCATGAGCCTTACCGACCAGGCCATCGCCTTTGGCGAAGGCAAGGTGCTGGCCGCGGATGTGCGGGCCATGCTTGGTAGCCTTGATCATGGCCAGGTCTATGGCGTGTTGCAGGCGTTGCTCGAAGGCGATGCCCGGGCATTGCTGGAGGCCGTGCGCAACCTGGCCGAGCAGGGCCCGGACTGGGCTGGGGTGCTGGCCGAAATGCTTAACGTGCTGCACCGTGTGGCTATTGCCCAGGCGCTGCCTGAAGCGGTGGACAACGGCCAGGGCGACCGTGAGCGGGTGCTGGCGCTGGCTTCGGCCTTGCCGGCCGAAGACGTGCAGTTCTATTACCAGATGGGCCTGATCGGTCGCCGAGACCTGCCGTTGGCGCCAGACCCGCGTGGTGGCTTCGAGATGGTCCTGCTGCGCATGCTGGCGTTCCGCCCGGCCGATACTGACGATGCGCCGAAACCGGTGCTAAAGCCAGTGGGGATCAGCCAAGCCACAGCTGATCCTGCAGCGCCGGTGGCAGCCTCGGCGTCGGCCGGGCCCTCATCGTCTGTCGCGACCGTACCGGCAGAGCTTGTAGCGGCCGCCCCACAGCTGGAAGTGCCTGCACCTGCGACAGCCGACCATGAGCCGGAGGCCGAGCCAGATGTTGAGCTGCAGGCCGAGATCGAGGCCATTTCCGTACCCGAGCCTGTTGCGGAGGTGGTCGACCTTCCGTGGGAAGAGCCGGCAGCGGCACCCGCGCCGGTAGCCGCTGAACCTGTGCCTACACCCGCACCTGCGCCCGAGCCTGTAGCCCCTGTGCCGGCACCACAGGCCACCGCGACCCACGACGAGCCGCCTTTCGACCCCTCCGCCTACGCAGCCGTAGGCATGGATCGCGACGATGAGCCGCCGCTGGACGAAGACTATTACGGTGGTGAAAGCGACCCGGTCGGTTTCAGCTACCTGGACGAGTTGGCCGAACATGTTCAGGAGGACGTGTCCAAGCCTGCGGCCGAACCGCTGCCGGCAGCCAAGCCGGCCACCGGGCTGGCCCTGCAATGGCTGGAATTATTCCCACAGTTGCCTGTGTCCGGGATGACAGGCAACATCGCGGCAAACTGTACGCTGATTGCCGCCGATGGCGACGATTGGCTGCTGCACCTGGACCCTGGCCAGGGCGCGCTGTTCAACACGACCCAACAGCGGCGCCTGAACGAAGCGCTTAACCAGCACCTGGGGCGCACGCTGAACCTGCGGATCGAGCTGATCCTGCCCGAACAGGAAACCCCGGCCCAGGCGGCATCGCGCAAGCGCGCAGAGCGCCAGCAGGACGCCGTAACCTCGATCGAGCAGGATCCGTTGATCCAGCAGATGATCAAGTTGTTCGGTGCCAAGGTGCGGCAGGATACTATTGAGCCTGTAGAGGCCCTGGCCAAACAGGGCCAGTAACGGATAACCATGCGGCTGGCCCTGCGCCAGGCCGCATCACATGACCCAATCGAGGTATACCCCATGATGAAAGGTGGCATGGCCGGCCTGATGAAGCAGGCCCAGCAGATGCAGGAAAAAATGCAGAAAATGCAGGAAGAGCTGGCCAACGCCGAAGTCACCGGCCAGTCTGGTGGCGGCCTGGTGAGCGTGGTGATGACCGGTCGTCACGACGTCAAGCGCGTCAGCATCGACCAAAGCCTGATGTCGACTGACGAGGACGACAAGGAAGTGCTGGAAGACCTGATTGCCGCCGCGCTGAACGATGCCGTGCGCAAGATCGAGCAGAGCAGCCAGGACAAGATGGGCGGCATGACCGCCGGCATGCAACTGCCACCGGGCTTCAAGATGCCGTTCTAAGGGCATTGCGATACCGGAAACCGCCGCTGATATCAGCGGCGGTTTTTTTTTGCCCAGATTTCAACCCAGGCGCGGTCTGCTTTCATGTGGGAGCAACGGTTTTGCTCAAACTTTGAAATTTTGCACGATAACTGTGGGAGCTTTCCAGTTTTGTGCAAGGCAGTTGCTCTCACATAACTGCAGGCCGCGTAGACTTGGCATGACGTGATTTGACGCCACTGCCCACGCTGGGTATAAACCGCCTCTTATTGATTTGTCAGGCCATCCCCATGAGCTTCAGCCCCCTCATCCGCCAACTGATCGACGGCCTGCGCATCCTGCCAGGTGTCGGCCAGAAAACCGCCCAGCGCATGGCCTTGCAACTGCTCGAGCGTGACCGCAGCGGCGGCCTGCGCCTGGCCCAGGCCCTAACCCAGGCCATGGAAGGGGTGGGTCATTGCCGGCAGTGCCGCACCCTGACCGAGCAAGAGCTGTGCCCGCAATGCGCCGACACGCGCCGTGACGATACCCAGCTGTGCGTGGTCGAGGGGCCGACCGATGTGTATGCGGTGGAGCAGACGGGCTACCGTGGCCGCTACTTTGTGCTCAAGGGGCACCTGTCGCCGCTGGACGGCCTGGGGCCGGAGGCCATTGGCATTCCGCAGCTGATGGCGCGCATCGAGGAGCAGGGCACCTTTACCGAGGTGATCCTGGCGACCAACCCGACGGTGGAAGGGGAGGCGACGGCGCATTACATCGCGCAGTTGCTCAGCGAG belongs to Pseudomonas putida NBRC 14164 and includes:
- a CDS encoding helix-turn-helix domain-containing protein encodes the protein MDIADVAKRTGVPASTLRHYEKKGLLKSLAGRGQRRQFAADVADRLALIALGQAAGFSLDEVGAMLVDLQVDRQMLIAKADELDARIRRLQAMSKGLRHAAQCPEQDHLACPKFQRLMKLSAAGLGKNRGCIGLTR
- the zipA gene encoding cell division protein ZipA codes for the protein MEIGLREWLIVIGIIVIAGILFDGWRRMRGGKGKLKFRLDRSYSNQPDEEGGSAEVLGPSRVLDTHKEPELDESDLPSLSASSRDREREPKPAKASKRNKRATASADVQQGDLNLSADTREPDLFADSDDDFAADNTRSSSPAPATSLKELPPAEEVLVISVISRDEGGFKGPALLQNILESGLRFGEMDIFHRHESMAGHGEVLFSMANAVKPGVFDLDDIDHFSTRAVSFFLGLPGPRHPKQAFDVMVAAARKLAHELNGELKDDQRSVLTAQTIEHYRQRIVEFERRALTQKR
- a CDS encoding substrate-binding periplasmic protein, which gives rise to MLWSANSLAEQPVLRFSVAESWSMPLVRLEGDQPVEGLLYDLTQAVAKEVGARPKYHVMARLRLEEAMSSGDIDVRCYVSTRWLNDRPGDFVWSIPLIHQRDVLVGRVSDSTPMPPEQLSPQAIGTVLGYTYSTLQPLLDKGQLHREDSRSQLLVLQKLQAGRYRHAVSNQLSLQWFNQGLPAEQQLQALAVLEEQDLGCMVRNDPAIPTQALLRALVRMKQSGEIERIVQRYGGAGDPDNMSVARP
- the ligA gene encoding NAD-dependent DNA ligase LigA; the protein is MTAETRIHELRAELDQHNYRYYVLDEPSVPDAEYDRLFNELKALEAENPHLVTPDSPTQRVGGQALSAFSQVRHEVPMLSLGNAFEETDLREFGRRVVEGLDQPGAVDYSCEPKLDGLAVSLLYRDGQLVQGATRGDGTTGEDISANVRTVRNIPLKLQGKGWPAVLEVRGEVYMSKAGFDRLNAAQAEAGGKTFANPRNAAAGSLRQLDSKITASRPLEFCCYGVGQVSESIGDSHIGTLEQLKAWGLPISRELRHAAGIDECLAYYRDIGERRNSLPYEIDGVVFKVNSLAAQRELGFRAREPRWAIAHKFPAMEELTEVLDVEFQVGRTGAVTPVARLKPVKVAGVTVSNATLHNMDEIARLGLRIGDTVIIRRAGDVIPQVMQVVLERRPDDARPVAVPSECPVCGSQVERTQLVKRSKGKETTSEGAVYRCVGRLACGAQLKQAIIHYVSRRAMDIDGLGEKSVEQLVDEGLIRSPADLYKLEFEQIVGLEGFAEVSSKKLLDAIEASKRPSLARFIYALGIPDVGEETAKVLARSLGSLARVQQALPQVLTYLPDIGLEVAYEIHNFFEDEHNQKVIEQLLASGMQLQDEGELAAEFAASTTLAGMIAKLDIASVGPTGAEKLVAKLDSLDKIIAADGIDLRQALAAKQADAVREFFKDEANQKLARDIEAQLLAFGMHWSSEKKVAEGLPLAGQTWVLTGTLERMSRDIAKDKLESLGAKVAGSVSGKTHCVVAGPGAGSKLAKAAELGVKVLDEDAFVTFLAEQGIAI
- a CDS encoding DUF2938 domain-containing protein is translated as MTFTAMFLAALPIGIGATVVMDLWGLLLRRLGVATLNFAMVGRWAGHLLRGRVSHQAIAKAEPVRNELAWGWVIHYATGVLFALLLVVIAGESWLRSPTLLPAVAVGVGTVVAPLCFMQPAMGAGFFASRTPTPARNCLKSLATHFVFGVGLFLSAGLLALV
- a CDS encoding type I restriction endonuclease, with the protein product MEFLERLNALSAKIRQQGPAIQTEEATKIAFVMPFINSVLGYDVFDPSEVTPEYVCDVGTKKGEKIDYAIMKNGEIQILIECKKIGEPLHINHASQLFRYFHVTTARISILTNGQVYRFFTDLDAPNKMDEKPFLELDLLDLDEHALPELQKLTKSAFDVDSIISAAGELKYVGQIKKEMASQFSQPSDEFVKFFATRVYDGIITQKVREQFTTLTRKAAIQFLGDQINDRLKSAMSGAVEPSYAMMAVQAAPAPESAEGSGDDDRVQTTLEELEGFHIVKAIVRAVVDAKRIVHRDTQSYFGILLDDNNRKPICRLHFNRSQKYIGIFDAEKNETRHPIASVDDLYGFAEQLKGAISLYQ